AATGCGGTGGTAGCTTTCTATGTCGAGCAATATATCGAAGCACCCTTGCCCACGTTGTTGCAAACTAACAAACTGCGTTACGATTCGCTCACATAAAATCCACTGGGATGACGAAGACGCACCCATTAGCGGATGGGATGAGTATTCTATACTACAGTGCATGGGATGCGAAACTAACTTTTTCTTGCACGAAGAATGGTTTTCAGAATGGCAAGACTCTGACCCAGATGATCCTCCAGTAACAACAAAAATATACTTCCCAAAAATTGAGAAAAAGAAAGCAGGCTCATTGTCCTTTGATATTTTCGTTACTGATGAATATGCAGTAAAATCTTTGCATGATGAAATTTATAAGGCAATCAACAATGACATGCCACAGCTTGCAGCGGCTGGAATTAGGACGTTGATTGACAGATTTGCTGTTTCGATTACTGGGAAGAACCAAAATTTTGAGAAAAATATTGGATATCTCTGCGACAAAGGACACATTTCTATTGACCAGCTTGGCATGTTGACGACGATTCTTGATGTTGGACATAGTGTTGTACACCGCTCTAATGTCCCAAGAATGGAAGATGTCGAGACATGCTTAAGGATCATCGAACTATTAATGGTATTGGTAAATGACGGACCTGAGGTTGCAGCTAGAATCAAATCAAGAATTCCAGAGAGAACAAAATAGTATTTGTAGAGTTTAAAGTCATCAACCTGCCTTTTCTCCCCCTCCCTCCGGCTCCTCCGTCGGCCCGCCGCCGTCATTCTCCCGGTGGACGTGGTGCCTTAAGCTCACCTCCCCGCTCACGTGGTCCACGTCCGCGATGGACGTGCCCGTGAAGTGGACGTTGCCCCTCCACAAGGCCTCGCTGCCGCCGTTCTCTTCCCCGCCCATCTCCCATTCCGGCGCGTACAACCCCATGCGCTCGCTGGCGGTGGCTTCGATCTCGCGGGCCTCCATGCGGATGGACTTCTTCGCCGTGATCTTCAGCTCGTCGCAGTCGATTTCGATGATCCTGTCTTCCTTCAGGACGATCCGCGCGCCGCTCTGGTTGTACACGGCCACCTCGCCGCTTTTCAGCCCGTCTACGCGGTAGGCCCCGGCCTCGGTGGCCACGATGACCGAATGCGCCGTCCTGCCGCCCAGGGGTAGCACGATGCACTGCGTGCCCTCGGGCGGGGCAGAGGTGAAGCCGAAGTGCTGGAACAGCTCGCTGGCCTGGAGCTTCTCGCCGCTCAGGCCGTCCGCCTGCATGAGCTGCACGCCGGGCTTGGTGTCCAGGGCCGTGAGCGCCGCCCGGAAGGCCAGGCGGATTCGCCCCAGGGCGCGGCCGATGCGGGCGTCCAGGCGGTCCACGTCCTTCATGGCAGTTCCACCACCTCCAGGGCCTTCTTGCCCTTCTTCTTGGACTTGAAGCCCGAGGCCAGCTCCGGCAGCCAGACGCCGTCTTCCTTGAGCACCAGCTCGGTGATCTTCCCACTGTCCCGGCCACCGGTGAAGGTCCGCTTCATGAGGAAGTACACGCCGTCCAGGCCGTGGGGCTCGCTCACCACCTGCACGCGTTGGCCCGGCCGCCAGGGCTCGCCGCTCGCGCCGCCCACGCGGTGGCCGCGCACCCGGGCCGTGATCTCGAAGCCCTCCAGGCGAGAATCCGCCAGCTGCTTCCTGGCCCGTCGCGCGGCCTCCTCCTGGTTGTCGCACTCGCCCTCGGGGATGATGAGCGGCCGGTAGCCGGGCACGTCCGGGTCCGTCTCCCGGTGCATGATGTCGTGGCGGCCCTCCTTGTCCTCGGTGCCGTGGGTCTGGCCCAGCACCGTGACCTCGGAATACCGGCCGGACACGTCTTCGCGCACGGCGAGGCTGAGGGTGTTGTTGCCCTTGCCGTCCAAGCGCACCACCAGCGTGGCCACGGGCGCGGCCGTGTAGTCCGGCCCGCCCACCACCAGCGTGCCGTCCGGCTCGCACCAGGCCCAGCAGCCGTTGGCCTCGCAGGCCTTGGCCAGCAGGTCCCAGGCGCGCTCGCCCGGCTCCACGGCGACCTTCTCCTTGCGGCCTTCGGTCTCCACGCGGATTTTCTCCACGCCCAGGGGGCGGGCCACAAGGTCCACCACTTCCTGCAACGTGGCCTCGCGCTGGGTGAACACGGGCGCGGAGCAATCCACCAGCACGGCGGCGTTGTCGCGGCCCGAGATGGTCAGGCTCTGGGTGTCCTTGGCCAGCTCGCGCTCCACGCGGTCGATGCGCCCGGTGAGCAGCACGTCGCCGCCCAGGAGCACCTCCACGGGAGCCCAGGGCCGCACGCCAGGCGGGATGTCCCCGACGGGGATGCCCAGGGTCACGCGCCAGGCGTCGGCCGGGGTGAGGAGGTCGGAATCTATCGTGTAGGAGGTCCAGTCCCGATGCTCGCCGCCGCCCACCCGCAGGGTGAGGCGGTCCTCACCGGGCGTAGCCACTGAGCACCTGCCGAGGGGCGATGAAGTTCGGGTTGCGCACGCCGGGGTTGAGGCGCGCCAGTTCCTCGGAGCGGGTGCGGTCGCCGTAGAGCCAGTGGGCCAGGAGGTGCAGGTTGCACAGGGCCGGGGCCGCCACGGCCACCACGGGCGGGTGCAGCTGGATAACCTGGGCTCCCAGGTCCTGCACGGCCAGGGCGGCGGAGCGCATGGCCTCCACCATGGGGTAGGCGGTCTGGGCGGGGAAGATGGCCCGGGCCTCGTCAATGGTGTCCTGGAAGCGCTGGCGGGAGACGCCCACCACGGCCTCCACCTCGGCCGGGGTGAGGGACGGCGCGGCCGTCTCCGCCACCAGCACGCCCGAGGCGGCCTGGGCCACGGCCATGGCTGAGGCCAGGTTGAGCGTGGCGGCGGCCATGGCCCTGCCCTGCCCGGCCGGGGTGGAGAGGTCCGGGGCGGGCGCGGGGTTGGTCTGTTCCGCCGGAGGCGTGACCACCACAGGCCGGGGCGCGGCCTCGCTGGTGAGCGGGCCGCTCACGGGCGTTCCGGCGTAGAGCGCCGGGACCATGGGATAGGCGCGGCGCGCGCCGGACTCGCTCACGGAGAAGTTGGGTAGCAGGCCGGACAGGCTGGCCAGGGGCGCGAAGCGGCCGAACACGTCGGTGGTGGCCAGGGTGGACACGTTGGAAACGAGCGATTGCGCCGTGCCCAGCAGGCCAAGCCCCTGCCCGAAGACGCCCGGCACGGCGGGAACGGCCACGCCAGCCAGGGAGGCGGCCTCGGAGAACACGCCCCGGGCCGCGCCCAGCAGGTCGCCCCGGGCCACCTGGGAGAGGACGTTGTTCAGCTTCCCGGCCCAGCCCTGCACGGCGGAGAGGTTCAGGCTCTTGAGCTTGTCGAGCCAGCCCTGGAGCTTCGAGGCGTTGGCCAGGGCCTTGGCCTTGGCGGAAGCGCCCCCGGCGAAGAAGGGGGCGTCGGGCTCGGCCTCCACCAGGTCCAGGCTCACCTGGGCGAAGTCCGGGTTGTCCTCGTGGTGCTCCACGGCGTAGGAGAGGAGGCTCGCGTTCATGGAGCCGAACACCGGGTGGACCAGCTCCCCGGGGCCGGGCTTGTCCAGGGCGTCCAGGAGCTTGCGGAGTCCCGCCTCGTAGTCCTTGCCCCAGAACACGGCCTGGAGGCGCACGCTCCGGGCGCGCCTGCCCAGGTCCTCCACTTCCGCGCCGTCGCGGTAGGGGTATTCGTGGCGCACCTGGGCGCGCTCGGCCGTGTCGGAGGTGCTGCACACCGCGAGCTTGACGCCCTTGAAGCTGGCGTCCTGCAACGTATCCTTCCAGGCCATCAGTCTCTCCGAGCCTCGGAGGCGTTGTGATCGTTGACCACGCGGGCCACCTCGCGGCCGTCCAGCTTCAGGACGGACTCCACCTTGATGACGCCGCGATCCTCCACCACGAGCTGCCGGGCGGCTTCGGTGGTCTCCTGAGACGGCCCCCAGAGCATGTTGCCCACGCCGCGCCCGGCCATGCCGCCGGAGAACCACCCGGCGAGGCCTCCCAGGAGCGCGCCCAGGGCCGTGCCTACCAGGGGGACGGCCGATCCCACGGCAGCGCCCATGGCCGCGCCAGCCAAGGCCCCGCCCGTCTCGCCGTAGGTTTCGGAATTCTTGACGTTCTTCTGGGCGCGGGTGAGCGTGGAGTCGTTTTCGGTCTGGTAGATGTCCCACGCGGCCACGCCAGCGGAGAGCCACGGGAGGGAGCGCGACGCCCCCCCCGCGAGCGAGGAGGCGGAGCGCGCCAGCCACCCGCCGGAAGCGGCAGCCGTCACGCCAGCGCCGCCCGAGAACATGCGCATGGCCCCGAACGCGGCGGCTGCCGCCGTCATGGCCCCGATGGCCGTTGTGGCCTCCATGGCAACGGTGGCCAGGCCGGGGAACCTCTGGGCCAGGTCGGCCGCGCCGTCCGCCAGAGCCTTGAGCGGACCGGAGGCGTCCGAGAGCATGTTGGAGCGGGCGATCTCCGCCTCGTTGGCGGCGCGCTCCACCGAGGCGGCCGTGGACCCCTTGTAGGTGGCGAAGCTGCGCTCGCCCTCGCCGGAGGCGTTGGCCATGTCCCCGAGGATTTGCTTGACGTAGTCCTTCTGGTTGATGGCGGCCAGGAGCGCCAGCAGGGCCTGCCGGTCCTGCACCACCTGGCCGATGGCCGAAGCGCTGGCCAGGTCGGCCATGTCGCCCAGAATCTGCTGCTTCTCGTCGCCCTGGGCGGAGCCGAGGCGCTTCTTGAGGGCCTGATAGCGCTTGTCCTTGCCCATGACCTGCTGTTCGATGAGGTCGCCGAAGGCCTCCAGGGGCAGCTTGCCCTTTTCCCGGGCCTTGGTGAGCGTGCCGGTGAGGTCGATGCCCAGCTTGGCGAAGTCCTTCTGGGTGTCCTGGCTGTTGAGCTTCTGGAGCAGGTTGACCAGGTTGTTGCCCGCGTCGTCCTTGCTGCCCGCCGTGGTGGCCGCCGCCTGGGAATAGGCGAGCATCTGCTCGAACCCGGCCATGCTCTTCATGCCGGAGCCCAGGGCCAGCATCTTGGGCAGCCACTTGGCCATGTCCTTCAGCTCGAAGCCGCCGGACTGACCGGCCACCAATGCCTTGTCCAGGGCCAGGGCGGCTTCGTCCTCGCGGAAAAACTTGTTCTGCACGCCACGGATGACGATGTCCGCGATGTCGCCCGATTGCGTGCCGGAGGCGGTGGCGAACTTCTGGATGGTGGGGAGCAGCCGCTGGGCGGCGTCGGACTTGATGGCCCCGGAGGCCAGCATCTTGTCCAGGGCCTCGGCCGCCTCGTCGCGGGTGCCCCCGCCCTCGCGCACGGCCGCGTGGACGGCGTCAACCAGCTTGCCGCGTCCGGCCAGGCGCTTGGCCGGGTCCTTCTCGTCGGCGTAGGCGGTGTTGGCCATAAGCGTCATGCGTTTCTCGAAGGCGATGGGCTGGCGCAGGGCCGCCGCCGCGACGCCCGCCCCGGCCGCCGCGCCCGCCCCCACCTGGCCGATGCCGCGCATGGCGTTCATGGCTGCCCGGCCCGCGCCCCCGGCCTTGGTCAGGGCTCCGGCCAGGCGCTCGCCCGACTTGGAGGCCGCGTCCAGCTCGCGCCGGGCCTCGCGGGACTCCCGCGTGATCCGGGCCGCCTCCTGGGCCGCGCGCGTCAGGCGGTCGCTCCTGAAGGCCCCGGCGGCGCGCCCGGCGGATTGGAGGCCGCCCGAGGCCTCGCGGGCGTTCTCGCCCACCTGGCGCAGGGCGCGGGCCGTGACGCCCGCCCCCTGGGCCGTGCCCCGGGCCGCCTGGGTGATGGAGTCCAGGGCCTTGCGGGCCTGGCCGCCCAGCTCGTCGCGCAGGCGCAGGATGACTTCGAGGACGGTGCCCTTGGCCATCTAACGCCTCCGCCTGGGCACGATGTGGCGGCCCCGGCCGGGGGCCGGGGCCTTGCCGGTGAGGATGGCCACGAAGGATTCGATCTGGGGCATGGTCATGGAACGGATCTCCTGGAGGGTGAAGGACCGGCCCGCGAGCGCTGTTTCCAGGAGCCGAAGCTCCCTCAGCTGGCGCTCGCGGGCGCGAGCTTTCCCGCCAGCTCCTTCTCGGCGTCGTCCAGGACGGAATACTCGGCGTAGTGCAGCCCCTCCAGCAGCTCCGGGGTGATCTTTTCCGGCGGCAGGCTCCCCAGGCGCACCAGCGCGCGGGACCAGATGAACCGGGCCAGCTTGGCCGGGCAGGCCCCGTCCGGGGCCTGCTCCACGGCCCACTCCATGTCGCCCAGGGTGGGCGCGCGCATCTCGAATTCGGCGTGGCGCACGCCCTCGGCGTCCACGTGCCCGTACTTGAGGGTTCCGGTGACGGTGGTCCCGCTCATGCGGCTACTCCTTGGTGTGGCCCAGGGCCAGGAACTTGAGGTCCACGCGCGCCTCGTTCTCCACGCTGTACTTGCGCCCGGCGGAGATGCACACGCAATCCGAATAGCTCTCTCGCTGGCCGCCGTCGCTGGCCGGGTAGATGGTGAGCTTGGCACCCTCCACGGCCTCCCAGTCCTTGGGATCGTCCTTGGGGATGGCCGCCGTGACGGACAGCTCGAAGGTCTCCACGCCCTTGTGGAAGCCCAGGGCGCGCCCGGTCTTGTTCATGGTCTTGACCAGCTTCTTGCCGGTGTCGTGCTCCACGTTGAGGTCGATGACCTCGTATTCGGCCCCGTCCACTTCCAGGACGATGGCCCCGACGTATTCCTTGAGCGCCATGCGTTGTCTCCTTTACAGCAGCAGGTCGATGCGGCCCGCGAAGATGTGCAGCCCGTTGACCACGTCGCAGGGAATCTTGGCGTTGAGCCGGTTGGGGTCCTGGAGGTCGCGCTCCACGATGAGCCCGGGCAGGTTGGCCTTCACCTCCTCCACGATCTCCAGCTCTTCGAGCTTCAGGAGCACGTCGATGAGTTCCGAGCGGACCTTGGGCGCGGTGCGGCTGGAGAGCTTCTCGCGGGGGAAGCGCAGGCTGATGCGCGTGCGGCAGGCCAGGCGCACGTAATCCAGGGTGCGGATGGTGGTCAGGTCCAGGAGCGCGATGTCCTCCACGCCCTGGGGGTCCAGGGTGTAGGTGGTGATGGCGCGCACGACCTGCACCTTCTCGCCCGGCCCCACCTCCAGGGGCGTGACGCCGTTGGCCAGGAGCGTCTCCTGTTCCATGCGGCCCAGGCGCTTCTTCACCGGCGGCGCGGCGATGTTCGCAAGCGCCAGGGTGTTGAGCGGCCGGGCCGGGTCCTCCTCGGAGGCGATCACGGCCGCGAACGCCGCCGCCACCTCCCAGGGCAGGCTCACGGAGCCCGGCAGCAGCGCCCCGGTGATGCGCCCGGAATTGATGAGCCCGGCAAGGGTGGTGGCCGCCGCCAGGG
This is a stretch of genomic DNA from Fundidesulfovibrio magnetotacticus. It encodes these proteins:
- a CDS encoding DUF4145 domain-containing protein is translated as MHEEWFSEWQDSDPDDPPVTTKIYFPKIEKKKAGSLSFDIFVTDEYAVKSLHDEIYKAINNDMPQLAAAGIRTLIDRFAVSITGKNQNFEKNIGYLCDKGHISIDQLGMLTTILDVGHSVVHRSNVPRMEDVETCLRIIELLMVLVNDGPEVAARIKSRIPERTK
- a CDS encoding phage baseplate assembly protein V; translation: MKDVDRLDARIGRALGRIRLAFRAALTALDTKPGVQLMQADGLSGEKLQASELFQHFGFTSAPPEGTQCIVLPLGGRTAHSVIVATEAGAYRVDGLKSGEVAVYNQSGARIVLKEDRIIEIDCDELKITAKKSIRMEAREIEATASERMGLYAPEWEMGGEENGGSEALWRGNVHFTGTSIADVDHVSGEVSLRHHVHRENDGGGPTEEPEGGGEKAG
- a CDS encoding phage baseplate assembly protein, with the protein product MATPGEDRLTLRVGGGEHRDWTSYTIDSDLLTPADAWRVTLGIPVGDIPPGVRPWAPVEVLLGGDVLLTGRIDRVERELAKDTQSLTISGRDNAAVLVDCSAPVFTQREATLQEVVDLVARPLGVEKIRVETEGRKEKVAVEPGERAWDLLAKACEANGCWAWCEPDGTLVVGGPDYTAAPVATLVVRLDGKGNNTLSLAVREDVSGRYSEVTVLGQTHGTEDKEGRHDIMHRETDPDVPGYRPLIIPEGECDNQEEAARRARKQLADSRLEGFEITARVRGHRVGGASGEPWRPGQRVQVVSEPHGLDGVYFLMKRTFTGGRDSGKITELVLKEDGVWLPELASGFKSKKKGKKALEVVELP
- a CDS encoding DNA circularization protein, producing the protein MAWKDTLQDASFKGVKLAVCSTSDTAERAQVRHEYPYRDGAEVEDLGRRARSVRLQAVFWGKDYEAGLRKLLDALDKPGPGELVHPVFGSMNASLLSYAVEHHEDNPDFAQVSLDLVEAEPDAPFFAGGASAKAKALANASKLQGWLDKLKSLNLSAVQGWAGKLNNVLSQVARGDLLGAARGVFSEAASLAGVAVPAVPGVFGQGLGLLGTAQSLVSNVSTLATTDVFGRFAPLASLSGLLPNFSVSESGARRAYPMVPALYAGTPVSGPLTSEAAPRPVVVTPPAEQTNPAPAPDLSTPAGQGRAMAAATLNLASAMAVAQAASGVLVAETAAPSLTPAEVEAVVGVSRQRFQDTIDEARAIFPAQTAYPMVEAMRSAALAVQDLGAQVIQLHPPVVAVAAPALCNLHLLAHWLYGDRTRSEELARLNPGVRNPNFIAPRQVLSGYAR
- a CDS encoding phage tail tape measure protein — translated: MAKGTVLEVILRLRDELGGQARKALDSITQAARGTAQGAGVTARALRQVGENAREASGGLQSAGRAAGAFRSDRLTRAAQEAARITRESREARRELDAASKSGERLAGALTKAGGAGRAAMNAMRGIGQVGAGAAAGAGVAAAALRQPIAFEKRMTLMANTAYADEKDPAKRLAGRGKLVDAVHAAVREGGGTRDEAAEALDKMLASGAIKSDAAQRLLPTIQKFATASGTQSGDIADIVIRGVQNKFFREDEAALALDKALVAGQSGGFELKDMAKWLPKMLALGSGMKSMAGFEQMLAYSQAAATTAGSKDDAGNNLVNLLQKLNSQDTQKDFAKLGIDLTGTLTKAREKGKLPLEAFGDLIEQQVMGKDKRYQALKKRLGSAQGDEKQQILGDMADLASASAIGQVVQDRQALLALLAAINQKDYVKQILGDMANASGEGERSFATYKGSTAASVERAANEAEIARSNMLSDASGPLKALADGAADLAQRFPGLATVAMEATTAIGAMTAAAAAFGAMRMFSGGAGVTAAASGGWLARSASSLAGGASRSLPWLSAGVAAWDIYQTENDSTLTRAQKNVKNSETYGETGGALAGAAMGAAVGSAVPLVGTALGALLGGLAGWFSGGMAGRGVGNMLWGPSQETTEAARQLVVEDRGVIKVESVLKLDGREVARVVNDHNASEARRD
- a CDS encoding phage tail assembly protein, which produces MSGTTVTGTLKYGHVDAEGVRHAEFEMRAPTLGDMEWAVEQAPDGACPAKLARFIWSRALVRLGSLPPEKITPELLEGLHYAEYSVLDDAEKELAGKLAPASAS
- a CDS encoding phage tail protein; this translates as MALKEYVGAIVLEVDGAEYEVIDLNVEHDTGKKLVKTMNKTGRALGFHKGVETFELSVTAAIPKDDPKDWEAVEGAKLTIYPASDGGQRESYSDCVCISAGRKYSVENEARVDLKFLALGHTKE